A stretch of the Chlorobiota bacterium genome encodes the following:
- the tsaE gene encoding tRNA (adenosine(37)-N6)-threonylcarbamoyltransferase complex ATPase subunit type 1 TsaE has product MSLEIFTSINEQQTIKLGEKFASTLVNGDIVSFYGELGFGKTKFIQGICKKLKVKEIVSSPTYTLINEYNGLNNHKDKVLISHIDLYRINNQNELSEIGFEDIINDLQSIKLIEWAEKSSNLLEFSNYIIEFQIAEDKETRNIKIIKL; this is encoded by the coding sequence ATGAGTTTAGAAATTTTCACATCAATTAATGAACAACAAACTATAAAACTTGGAGAGAAGTTTGCAAGTACTTTAGTTAATGGTGATATTGTTTCTTTTTATGGTGAACTAGGTTTTGGCAAAACCAAATTTATACAAGGGATATGCAAAAAATTAAAAGTTAAAGAAATTGTATCAAGCCCTACATACACTCTAATAAACGAGTATAATGGTTTAAATAATCATAAAGATAAAGTGTTAATTTCACACATTGATTTGTATAGAATAAATAATCAGAATGAATTATCTGAAATTGGATTTGAGGATATAATTAACGATTTACAATCTATTAAATTAATTGAATGGGCAGAAAAATCAAGTAATTTATTAGAATTTTCAAATTACATAATAGAGTTTCAAATTGCCGAAGATAAAGAAACAAGAAATATTAAAATTATTAAATTGTAA
- a CDS encoding NAD-dependent epimerase/dehydratase family protein: MKVLITGATGFIGSHLTEQLYKKGYDIRVFCRSTSNLKYINHLPIEYVYGDFMDLNSLEAAVKDVDYIYHVAGVVAAKNRKEFFDGNQVSTRNMLSAVIKHNINIKKFIHVSSLAAIGPALDSKHPVDSNTKPHPITTYGESKLAAEVEVLNVMNLIPCTIVRPPAVYGERDIGVLSFFQTMKKSGFAPIIGFGKKLISLVHQDDLVRGIILAGESHNTNGKSYFISSNKFYTWEEIGEVTAKVLGRKRARYIHAPHAVVYVAAAISDFIGRFQKKPPIFDFEKGKDITQPFWICSVIDSKNDFGYEQQITVEEGVERTINWYTKEGWL, from the coding sequence ATGAAAGTTTTAATTACAGGAGCAACTGGATTTATAGGTAGTCATTTAACTGAACAACTTTATAAAAAAGGGTACGATATTAGAGTTTTTTGTCGTTCAACTTCAAATCTAAAATATATAAACCATCTGCCAATAGAATATGTTTATGGTGATTTCATGGATCTTAATTCTTTAGAAGCAGCGGTAAAAGATGTCGATTATATTTATCATGTTGCGGGTGTTGTAGCTGCAAAAAATCGGAAAGAATTTTTTGACGGCAATCAAGTATCAACTAGAAATATGTTATCTGCAGTAATAAAACATAATATAAATATTAAAAAATTTATTCATGTTTCAAGTTTAGCTGCTATTGGTCCTGCACTTGATTCAAAACACCCAGTTGATAGTAATACAAAACCACACCCAATTACAACTTACGGTGAAAGTAAACTTGCTGCTGAAGTAGAAGTATTAAACGTTATGAATTTGATTCCATGTACTATAGTTAGACCCCCAGCAGTTTATGGAGAACGAGACATAGGAGTTCTATCGTTTTTTCAAACAATGAAGAAATCGGGTTTTGCACCAATAATTGGATTTGGTAAGAAATTAATTAGTTTAGTTCATCAAGATGATTTAGTTAGAGGAATTATTCTAGCTGGTGAATCTCATAATACCAATGGTAAAAGTTATTTTATATCATCCAATAAGTTTTATACTTGGGAGGAAATAGGAGAAGTTACTGCAAAAGTTTTAGGAAGGAAAAGAGCTCGTTACATTCATGCCCCTCATGCAGTCGTTTATGTAGCTGCTGCAATTAGTGATTTTATTGGAAGGTTCCAAAAGAAACCACCAATTTTTGATTTTGAAAAAGGAAAAGATATTACGCAACCTTTTTGGATTTGTAGTGTTATAGACTCAAAGAACGATTTTGGGTATGAACAACAAATTACAGTAGAAGAAGGAGTTGAAAGAACTATAAATTGGTATACTAAGGAAGGTTGGCTTTAG
- a CDS encoding DUF11 domain-containing protein, translated as MAGNTAHARYNLSGTSRAMKSNQMGDIEILCNNTPIELGNRIWFDVNSNGIQDPNELPISGVKVILQKGDGTSIDTVITNTNGNYLFSNEIKTNSLFAHYGIDLLKPGLNFKLVVPDIIGANKQSILLVKVLTSTDVGGPGQPDVRDNDASLIGNNGVINLTTGVNGETNHTFDIGFTIQTCTSPQISSLTINQVTCTNGVANSDGNIVVVATGTAYNCNTGATYTGTFAGSTAITGGTFTKGSLPNPTTSAGQQYTIRIYNGLDSTCYKDTTVTLPQVVCCALPVYSGIVINPATCTNGVANSDGNLVVTVLGTKYGCNTGSVFTGDFAGSTVITGGTFTKGSLPNPTTGAGQQYTFRVYNGDSTCYQDTTVTLPQVNCCVISVISSVTINRATCNGGVANSDGNIVVVATGTAYNCNTGATFTGTFAGSTAITGGTFTKGSLPNPTTSGGQQYTIRIYNGLDSTCYKDTTVTLPQVVCCALPVYSGIAINPATCTNGVANSDGNLVVTVLGTKYGCNTGSVFTGDFAGSTVITGGTFTKGSLPNPTTGAGQQYTFRVYNGDSTCYQDTTVTLPQVACCVLPVFTSITINPATCTRGIDNGDASIVVVVNGTKYSCNTGATYTGTFAGSTAITGGTFTKGSLPNPTTSAGLQYTIRIYNGLDSTCYKDTTVTLPQVNCCVLPTVGQVSIIQVTCDPLGAPNSDGMIDLSGITNGDKADIKQGISYLGGPVYGAGTNKTVTGGAVSFTGLSNPGTPAGQSYTVRIWSYNDTCYKDTTVLLPTKTCIIPKAALGNFVWKDYDRNGRQDALEPGIPGVTVTLCDSANNVLGTEVTDGSGQYLFDSLEPNKTYIVKFPTVLPDGCRLTSPNQVGVADSLDSDADGTTGSTTPVFLGPKETNLTLDAGYIISCPTSALIANINGPICINSEVTLNGTVTFENGALPFQYQFCRVNTNGSYTPVGAIGTVTSGTSPVNVSVTFTATALDNGKTFILKVTKAHCEDLISDNTDPIIVESCIPNFILDPLEVTSACPGDYVTLNGHVEGSDNSLPFTYQFFCEKGGVLTPLGVPMTVTTGTSPWALSQTILITSAYHNKNFVAKITNIYTGQAGVFSNYVGPLNVRNSCCPTPEMKPVVGGCPGDFIHLNAEITSGVFPITYQFFCEQGGVYTPISLPKTALSGTFPIVIADSIIATTAYNGKNFTIKAWSPLACPTGVYAVGEGPISIRNKCCPREEVIDPLPQCVNDTFRISGTVFTPEFPFTYQFLCYDGTTYTPVGLAKTVLSGTSPVSITSDVIQATNAINAKQYTLRVTTATCPYPGTLAVTSEPLVVTSPCCPKPALTIDPTNVCWGDKVMLNGTISSKEFPVTYQYFCEVGGVYTAVTPARTLLSGITNTPISVVDSFIATTSHNGKNFTLQARTSQCPNGVYAVNAGPLTVRNNCCPNPSITLEPNNVCYGDTIHLASTIFTPEFPLHYQFYCETGGTYTPVSPAMTVLSGTSPATVNWDVVATTAFNGKNFTVKAWTNGICPAGVFAINAGPLTVRNNCCPKINIDSITPQPVCIGETFEVNATIQTALYPVSYQIYCEQGGNYTALEPPVTIVSGTGTETIDESIIATTNLSGKNIVIKVWNSTCPNGVYSLNYGPFRTKFCRFDLALRKKIDFTATPSPFVPGSDVTFQIEVFNQGDIAAYNVEVTDYIPSNFTLNDGSWTSVGGGKVTKTLAGPIMPNTSQMLSITLKIDPNFRGDLIVNTSEISKADNDDNPATPNAYVDIDSDPDNDINNDGVAKNDMIDEDGKNNPNDDEDDHDIEPVRVDRFDLALTKKIQQPSPSSYSPGDTVNYVIEVTNQGTIPANYIEVTDYIPSGLILIDNQWTIPVGNTTTRPFFATLPPGSSYQMNIRFRIDPNYTGGDITNVSEIDSTNTPYGPFVDIDSWPDNNPNNDGTAKNDVTNEDRKLDGTKDEDDSDPETIKVVLDAQLGDKVWYDNNLNGIQDPSEPGVKDVIVCLYNGSTLLKQDTTDANGNYLFEKLSPGTYSVKFKDLPSGYIFTDKDQGTNDSTDSDADITGSTVSTVLTAGEKDSTWDAGIWKPACIGNRIWVDLNKDGIQDNGEPGAFDVGVTLYKSDGSLVSTQNSVAGGMYKFGGLRPGDYYVVFNKPAFFDGFTIKDQGSNEDKDSDVDPLGKTVVTNLVSGEYDSTWDAGLIVEDVKPACIGDRVWVDQNNNGIQEYGEASASGVEVILKQADGTPVDTMYTDAFGYYSFCDLMPGDYYVCFRLPDNFEWAPSNQGTNDSLDNDVNPNTGCTEVTTLTSGENDPTWDAGLHPKQVVLLASIGDRIWVDTDKDGIQDSGEPGASGVCVKLYKSDGSWVGTMNTDGTGHYEFTGLIPGDYYVEFCLPNEFTFTNKDQGTNDSLDSDVDPITRRTIVTTLVGGENDPTWDAGLVTKEILASVGDRVWVDTNKNGIQDPGEPGASGVCVRLYKSNGDFVALTYTDGTGYYLFDGLQAGDYYVTFCLPDNFTFTIQDQGGNEATDSDPNITTGTTATFTLNAGDAKRDVDAGLVSTPEVASIGDRVWVDLNKDGVQDVGEPGAFDVKVVLHNADGSIVSVTHTVANGFYQFTGLTPGDYYVTVCKPDEFEYTVRDQGGNDAKDSDVDPLTGNMIVTTLVAGENDMTWDGGLIVKDQPLKAVIGDRLWLDKNKNGVQDPGEPGVPNVKVCLYKADGTIVRCDTTDSNGNYLFTEVDPGCYYVKFGLPTGYDFTSKDQGSNDAIDSDVDLMTGMTSTFCVVGGETKLDVDAGVVCHAPTVVPSITSRGDANELEITLTGIVTGIDPTFNYQFCVVVNGVSTPLQGVQMITNGTQPFILTYTFIGTSADLSKKYVLKVGKEDCPIEVVLPVELAEFTGELIDNGIAKLDWRTASETNNAGFDLERSIVRNGVEGPFEFVTYAKSQSQGGTSASGYKYNHSDDVNWLIGDAEKLVYRLKIKDIDGRFEYAKQRVTIELKEEVTAGLRLNLSNATPNPANTKAKFTYTVPVATKVTINIYDGTGKIVKVIEEGQVSEGSHEVVMNLQDLSSGVYRYSLNAMGKSVTKSVTVVK; from the coding sequence TTGGCAGGTAATACAGCACATGCGAGGTATAATTTGTCTGGTACTAGCAGAGCAATGAAAAGTAATCAAATGGGTGACATTGAGATTTTGTGTAATAATACACCAATCGAACTAGGAAATAGAATTTGGTTTGATGTTAATTCTAATGGTATCCAAGATCCAAATGAATTGCCAATTTCAGGTGTAAAAGTAATTCTTCAAAAAGGTGATGGAACTTCTATAGATACTGTAATTACTAATACAAATGGAAATTATTTGTTTTCTAATGAAATTAAAACAAATTCTTTATTTGCTCATTATGGAATAGATTTGTTAAAACCAGGTTTGAATTTTAAATTAGTAGTACCAGATATTATAGGTGCAAATAAACAATCAATTTTATTAGTCAAAGTTTTAACTTCAACCGATGTTGGTGGACCTGGTCAACCTGATGTTAGAGATAATGATGCCTCTTTAATAGGGAATAATGGAGTAATTAATTTAACGACAGGAGTAAATGGTGAGACTAATCACACATTTGATATAGGCTTTACAATTCAAACATGTACTTCTCCCCAAATAAGTAGTTTAACAATTAATCAAGTTACATGTACAAATGGAGTAGCAAACAGTGATGGAAATATAGTAGTAGTAGCAACAGGAACAGCATATAATTGCAATACTGGAGCAACATATACTGGAACATTCGCAGGAAGCACAGCAATAACAGGCGGAACATTCACAAAAGGTTCATTGCCAAATCCAACAACAAGTGCAGGGCAACAATATACAATACGTATATATAATGGGCTTGATTCAACATGTTACAAGGATACCACAGTAACATTACCACAAGTTGTATGTTGTGCATTACCAGTATATAGTGGAATAGTAATAAACCCTGCAACATGTACAAACGGAGTAGCAAATTCAGATGGAAACTTAGTAGTAACAGTATTAGGAACTAAATATGGATGTAACACAGGCTCAGTATTTACTGGAGATTTTGCAGGAAGCACAGTAATAACAGGCGGAACATTTACAAAAGGATCACTACCAAATCCAACAACAGGAGCAGGTCAACAATATACATTCAGAGTGTATAATGGAGATAGCACATGTTACCAGGATACAACAGTAACATTGCCTCAAGTAAATTGTTGTGTTATATCAGTAATTTCTTCAGTTACAATAAACAGAGCAACATGTAATGGAGGAGTAGCAAACAGTGATGGAAATATAGTAGTAGTAGCAACAGGAACAGCATATAATTGCAATACTGGAGCAACATTTACTGGTACATTCGCAGGAAGCACAGCAATAACAGGCGGAACATTCACAAAAGGTTCATTGCCAAATCCAACAACAAGTGGTGGACAACAATATACAATACGTATATATAATGGGCTTGATTCAACATGTTACAAGGATACCACAGTAACATTACCACAAGTTGTATGTTGTGCATTACCAGTATATAGTGGAATCGCAATAAACCCTGCAACATGTACAAACGGAGTAGCAAATTCAGATGGAAACTTAGTAGTAACAGTATTAGGAACTAAATATGGATGTAACACAGGCTCAGTATTTACTGGAGATTTTGCAGGAAGCACAGTAATAACAGGCGGAACATTTACAAAAGGATCACTACCAAATCCAACAACAGGAGCAGGTCAACAATATACATTCAGAGTGTATAATGGTGATAGCACATGTTACCAGGATACAACAGTAACATTGCCTCAAGTAGCATGTTGTGTTTTACCAGTATTTACTTCAATAACAATCAATCCAGCAACATGTACCAGAGGAATTGATAATGGAGATGCAAGTATAGTAGTTGTGGTAAACGGAACAAAGTATTCTTGTAATACTGGAGCAACATATACTGGTACATTTGCAGGAAGCACAGCAATAACAGGTGGAACATTCACAAAAGGTTCATTGCCAAATCCAACAACAAGTGCAGGGCTACAATATACAATACGTATATATAATGGATTAGATTCAACATGTTACAAGGATACAACAGTAACATTGCCACAAGTAAATTGCTGTGTATTGCCAACAGTTGGTCAAGTAAGTATTATACAAGTAACTTGCGATCCATTAGGAGCACCAAATAGTGATGGAATGATAGATTTAAGCGGAATCACAAATGGAGATAAAGCTGATATCAAACAAGGAATAAGCTATTTAGGAGGTCCGGTATATGGAGCAGGAACAAACAAAACAGTAACAGGCGGAGCAGTTAGTTTCACAGGTTTATCTAATCCTGGCACTCCTGCTGGTCAATCTTATACAGTAAGAATTTGGTCATATAATGATACATGTTATAAAGACACAACAGTATTGTTACCAACAAAAACTTGTATAATACCAAAGGCAGCATTAGGAAATTTTGTTTGGAAAGATTATGATAGAAACGGAAGACAAGATGCATTAGAACCAGGAATACCAGGAGTTACAGTAACATTATGTGACAGTGCAAATAATGTACTTGGAACAGAAGTAACAGATGGATCTGGTCAGTATTTGTTTGATAGTCTAGAACCAAACAAAACATATATTGTAAAGTTCCCAACAGTATTACCAGATGGATGCAGACTAACAAGTCCAAATCAAGTTGGAGTTGCAGACAGTTTAGATAGTGATGCAGATGGAACAACAGGATCTACAACACCAGTATTTTTAGGACCAAAAGAGACAAACTTAACATTAGATGCTGGTTATATTATATCTTGCCCAACAAGTGCATTAATAGCAAATATCAACGGTCCAATATGTATAAATTCAGAAGTAACACTAAACGGGACAGTAACATTTGAGAATGGAGCATTACCATTTCAATATCAATTCTGTAGAGTAAATACAAATGGAAGTTATACACCAGTAGGAGCAATTGGAACAGTAACAAGTGGAACATCACCAGTTAATGTGTCAGTTACATTCACAGCAACAGCACTTGATAATGGAAAAACATTCATTTTGAAAGTAACAAAAGCACACTGTGAAGATTTAATTAGTGATAATACTGATCCAATTATAGTAGAAAGTTGTATACCTAATTTTATATTAGATCCATTAGAAGTAACATCAGCCTGCCCTGGAGATTATGTTACCTTGAACGGACATGTTGAAGGTTCTGATAATTCATTACCATTCACATATCAATTCTTCTGTGAAAAAGGAGGAGTGTTAACACCATTAGGTGTACCAATGACAGTAACAACTGGTACATCTCCATGGGCACTTTCACAAACAATTCTAATCACATCAGCTTATCATAATAAGAATTTTGTAGCGAAGATAACAAATATCTATACTGGACAAGCGGGAGTTTTCTCAAATTATGTTGGACCATTGAATGTTCGTAACAGCTGTTGTCCAACCCCAGAGATGAAGCCAGTAGTTGGAGGATGTCCAGGAGACTTCATACATTTGAATGCTGAAATTACAAGTGGAGTTTTCCCAATCACATATCAGTTCTTCTGTGAACAAGGTGGAGTTTATACACCAATATCACTACCAAAAACTGCATTGAGTGGAACATTCCCAATAGTAATTGCAGATTCAATAATAGCAACAACTGCATATAATGGAAAGAACTTCACAATAAAAGCATGGAGTCCTTTGGCATGTCCAACAGGAGTATACGCTGTAGGTGAAGGACCAATATCAATTCGTAATAAATGTTGTCCAAGAGAAGAGGTAATAGATCCATTACCACAGTGTGTAAATGATACATTTAGAATTAGTGGCACAGTATTTACACCAGAGTTTCCATTTACATATCAATTCTTATGTTATGATGGAACAACTTATACACCAGTTGGATTAGCTAAAACAGTGTTAAGTGGTACATCACCAGTAAGTATAACAAGTGATGTAATTCAAGCAACAAATGCAATAAATGCAAAACAATATACTCTAAGAGTAACAACAGCAACTTGTCCTTATCCAGGCACATTGGCAGTAACAAGTGAGCCATTAGTAGTAACAAGTCCATGTTGTCCAAAACCAGCATTAACAATAGATCCAACAAATGTATGTTGGGGTGACAAAGTAATGTTGAATGGAACAATCAGCAGTAAAGAGTTCCCAGTTACATATCAATACTTCTGTGAAGTAGGTGGTGTTTATACAGCAGTAACTCCAGCAAGAACATTGTTATCAGGTATAACTAATACACCAATATCAGTAGTAGATTCATTTATAGCAACAACATCTCATAATGGAAAGAACTTCACATTGCAAGCAAGAACATCACAATGTCCAAATGGAGTTTATGCGGTAAATGCAGGACCATTAACAGTAAGAAATAATTGTTGTCCAAATCCAAGCATAACATTAGAACCAAACAACGTGTGTTATGGAGATACAATACATTTGGCATCAACAATATTTACGCCTGAGTTTCCATTACATTATCAATTCTACTGTGAAACAGGAGGAACTTATACACCAGTAAGCCCAGCAATGACGGTATTAAGTGGTACATCCCCAGCAACAGTAAATTGGGATGTAGTAGCAACAACAGCATTTAACGGAAAGAACTTCACAGTTAAAGCATGGACAAATGGAATATGTCCAGCTGGAGTATTTGCAATAAATGCAGGACCATTAACAGTAAGAAACAATTGTTGTCCAAAAATCAATATAGATTCAATCACACCACAACCGGTATGTATAGGAGAAACATTTGAAGTAAATGCAACAATACAAACAGCATTGTATCCAGTAAGTTATCAAATATATTGTGAGCAAGGGGGCAACTATACAGCACTAGAACCACCAGTAACAATAGTTAGTGGCACAGGAACAGAGACAATAGATGAGAGTATAATTGCAACAACAAACTTAAGTGGAAAGAATATCGTAATAAAAGTATGGAACAGCACATGTCCAAATGGAGTATATTCATTAAACTACGGACCATTTAGAACAAAGTTCTGTAGATTTGATTTGGCGTTACGCAAGAAGATAGACTTCACAGCAACACCATCACCATTTGTACCAGGAAGTGATGTAACATTCCAAATAGAGGTATTTAATCAAGGAGATATAGCTGCATATAATGTAGAAGTAACAGATTATATACCATCAAATTTCACATTAAATGATGGAAGTTGGACATCAGTAGGAGGAGGAAAGGTAACGAAGACATTAGCGGGACCAATAATGCCAAATACAAGTCAAATGTTAAGTATAACATTGAAGATAGATCCGAACTTCAGAGGAGATTTAATAGTAAATACCTCGGAGATAAGCAAAGCGGATAATGATGATAATCCAGCAACACCAAATGCGTATGTAGATATCGATTCAGATCCAGACAACGACATCAACAATGATGGAGTAGCAAAGAACGATATGATAGATGAGGATGGAAAGAACAATCCAAATGATGATGAGGATGATCATGATATTGAACCTGTAAGAGTAGATAGATTTGACTTGGCATTAACCAAGAAGATTCAACAACCATCACCAAGTTCATATAGTCCTGGGGATACAGTAAATTATGTAATAGAAGTAACAAACCAAGGAACAATACCTGCAAACTATATAGAGGTAACAGATTATATTCCAAGTGGACTTATTTTAATAGATAATCAATGGACAATCCCAGTAGGCAACACAACAACAAGACCGTTTTTTGCAACATTGCCACCAGGATCATCATATCAGATGAATATCAGATTTAGAATAGATCCAAATTATACAGGAGGAGATATAACAAATGTATCGGAGATAGATTCAACAAACACACCATACGGACCGTTTGTAGATATCGATTCATGGCCAGATAACAATCCAAATAATGATGGAACAGCAAAGAATGATGTAACAAATGAGGATAGAAAACTTGATGGAACAAAGGATGAAGATGATTCAGATCCAGAAACAATCAAGGTGGTATTAGATGCACAATTAGGAGATAAGGTATGGTATGACAACAACCTAAATGGCATTCAAGATCCAAGCGAACCAGGAGTAAAAGATGTAATAGTATGTTTATATAATGGATCAACATTATTAAAACAAGATACAACAGATGCAAATGGAAATTACTTATTCGAGAAACTATCACCAGGCACATATTCAGTTAAGTTCAAAGATCTACCAAGTGGATATATATTCACAGACAAAGATCAAGGAACAAATGATAGTACAGATAGTGATGCAGATATAACAGGATCAACAGTAAGTACAGTACTAACAGCAGGTGAAAAGGATAGCACATGGGATGCGGGCATCTGGAAGCCAGCATGTATAGGAAACAGAATATGGGTTGATTTAAATAAAGATGGCATACAGGATAATGGAGAGCCAGGAGCATTTGATGTAGGAGTAACATTATACAAATCAGATGGAAGCTTGGTATCAACACAGAATTCAGTAGCAGGAGGAATGTATAAGTTTGGAGGCTTACGTCCAGGAGATTACTATGTAGTATTTAACAAACCAGCATTCTTTGATGGATTTACAATAAAAGATCAAGGAAGCAATGAAGATAAAGATAGTGACGTAGATCCATTAGGAAAAACAGTAGTCACAAATTTAGTATCAGGTGAGTATGATTCAACATGGGATGCAGGATTGATAGTAGAAGATGTTAAACCAGCATGTATAGGAGATAGAGTATGGGTAGATCAAAACAATAATGGAATCCAAGAATATGGAGAAGCAAGTGCATCAGGAGTAGAAGTAATATTGAAGCAAGCAGACGGTACACCAGTAGATACAATGTACACAGATGCATTTGGATATTATAGTTTCTGTGACTTAATGCCAGGCGACTATTATGTATGTTTCAGATTACCAGATAACTTTGAATGGGCACCAAGCAATCAAGGAACAAATGATAGCTTAGATAATGATGTAAATCCAAATACAGGCTGTACAGAAGTAACAACATTAACATCGGGAGAAAATGATCCAACATGGGACGCAGGATTACATCCGAAACAAGTAGTACTACTAGCATCAATAGGAGATAGAATATGGGTAGATACAGATAAAGATGGAATCCAAGATTCAGGAGAACCAGGAGCAAGTGGAGTATGTGTAAAATTGTACAAATCAGACGGGTCATGGGTAGGAACAATGAATACAGATGGCACTGGACATTATGAATTCACAGGATTAATACCAGGAGATTATTATGTAGAATTCTGTTTACCAAATGAATTTACATTTACAAATAAAGACCAAGGAACAAATGACAGCTTGGATAGTGATGTAGATCCAATAACACGCAGAACGATAGTAACAACATTGGTAGGAGGAGAAAACGATCCAACATGGGATGCAGGATTGGTAACAAAAGAGATCTTAGCAAGTGTAGGAGATAGAGTATGGGTAGATACAAATAAGAATGGCATACAAGATCCAGGAGAACCAGGAGCAAGTGGAGTATGTGTAAGACTATACAAATCGAATGGAGATTTTGTAGCTCTAACATATACAGATGGAACAGGATATTACTTGTTCGATGGACTTCAAGCAGGAGATTATTATGTAACATTCTGTTTACCAGATAACTTTACATTTACAATTCAAGATCAAGGAGGGAATGAAGCAACCGATAGTGATCCAAATATCACAACAGGAACAACAGCAACATTTACATTGAATGCAGGAGATGCAAAACGCGATGTAGATGCAGGATTAGTATCAACACCAGAAGTGGCGTCAATAGGGGACAGAGTGTGGGTAGACTTAAATAAAGATGGAGTACAAGATGTAGGAGAACCAGGAGCATTTGATGTAAAAGTAGTGTTACATAATGCAGATGGTTCAATAGTATCAGTAACACATACAGTAGCAAATGGATTCTATCAATTTACAGGATTAACACCAGGAGATTACTATGTAACAGTATGCAAACCAGATGAGTTTGAATACACAGTAAGAGATCAAGGAGGAAACGATGCAAAAGATAGTGATGTGGATCCATTAACAGGAAATATGATAGTAACAACACTAGTTGCAGGAGAAAACGACATGACATGGGATGGAGGCTTGATAGTAAAAGATCAACCACTAAAAGCAGTAATAGGAGATAGATTGTGGTTAGATAAAAACAAAAACGGAGTACAAGATCCAGGCGAACCAGGAGTACCAAATGTGAAAGTATGTTTGTATAAAGCAGATGGAACAATAGTAAGATGCGATACAACAGACTCAAATGGAAATTACTTGTTCACAGAAGTAGATCCAGGATGTTATTACGTTAAGTTTGGCTTACCAACAGGATATGACTTCACATCCAAGGATCAAGGAAGTAATGATGCAATAGATAGTGATGTAGATTTAATGACAGGAATGACAAGTACATTCTGTGTAGTAGGAGGAGAAACAAAACTAGATGTAGATGCAGGGGTAGTATGCCATGCACCAACAGTAGTGCCAAGTATTACATCACGTGGAGATGCAAACGAACTTGAGATAACGCTAACAGGAATAGTAACAGGAATAGATCCAACGTTTAATTATCAATTCTGTGTAGTAGTAAATGGAGTATCAACCCCATTACAAGGAGTACAGATGATAACAAACGGAACACAACCATTTATCTTAACATACACATTCATAGGTACAAGTGCAGACTTATCTAAGAAATATGTATTGAAGGTAGGAAAAGAGGATTGTCCAATAGAGGTAGTATTACCAGTAGAGTTAGCAGAATTTACAGGAGAGTTGATAGACAATGGAATTGCAAAACTAGATTGGAGAACAGCATCAGAAACAAATAATGCAGGGTTTGACTTAGAACGCAGCATAGTAAGAAACGGAGTAGAAGGACCGTTTGAATTTGTAACATATGCAAAGAGTCAATCACAAGGAGGCACATCAGCAAGTGGATATAAATATAATCACAGCGATGATGTAAATTGGTTAATAGGAGATGCAGAGAAGTTAGTATATCGCTTGAAGATAAAAGATATAGATGGAAGATTTGAGTATGCAAAACAACGAGTAACAATCGAGTTGAAGGAAGAGGTAACAGCAGGCTTAAGATTAAATTTAAGCAATGCAACACCAAACCCAGCAAACACAAAAGCAAAGTTCACATATACAGTACCAGTAGCAACAAAAGTTACAATAAACATATATGATGGAACAGGAAAGATAGTAAAAGTAATTGAAGAAGGTCAAGTAAGTGAAGGAAGCCACGAAGTGGTAATGAACTTACAAGATTTATCAAGTGGAGTTTATCGTTACAGTTTAAACGCAATGGGAAAAAGCGTAACTAAATCAGTAACGGTTGTAAAATAA